Below is a genomic region from Helicobacter pylori.
CTTATAACCCGGTGCTTTTTTATGGCGGCACAGGGTTAGGCAAAACGCACATCTTAAACGCTATCGGCAACCATGCTCTAGAAAAGCGTAAAAAAGTCGTGTTAGTCACTTCAGAAGATTTTTTGACAGACTTCCTGAAACATTTAGACAACAAAGCCATGGACTCTTTTAAAAAAAAATACCGCCATTGCGACTTTTTCTTGTTAGATGACGCTCAATTTTTGCAAGGAAAACCCAAGCTAGAAGAAGAATTTTTCCACACTTTTAACGATTTGCACGCCAACAGCAAACAAATCGTATTGATTTCAGACCGATCGCCTAAAAATATCGCCGGCTTAGAAGATCGCTTAAAATCGCGCTTTGAATGGGGGATAACCGCTAAAGTCATGCCCCCTGATTTAGAAACCAAACTTTCCATTGTCAAACAAAAATGCCAACTCAATAAAATCACTTTGCCTGAAGAAGTGATGGAATACATCGCCCAACACATCAGCGACAACATCCGCCAAATGGAAGGCGCGATCATTAAAATCAGCGTGAACGCGAACTTAATGAACACTACCATTGATTTGAACCTCGCTAAAACCGTTTTAGAAGATTTGCAAAAAGATCATGCTGAAGGCTCAAGCTTGGAAAATATCTTGCTCGCTGTCGCACAAAGCTTAAATCTCAAATCCAGTGAAATCAAGGTCTCTTCGCGCCAAAAAAATGTCGCTCTAGCGAGAAAATTAGTCGTGTATTTCGCCAGGCTTTATACCCCTAACCCCACGCTCTCGCTCGCTCAATTTTTGGATTTAAAGGATCATTCAAGCATTTCTAAAATGTATTCTAGCGTTAAAAAAATGCTTGAAGAAGAAAAAAGCCCTTTTATCCTAAGCCTTAGAGAAGAAATCAAAAACCGCTTAACCGAATTGAACGACAAAAAAACCGCTTTCAATTCAAGTGAATGAAAAAAGGCTCATCAAAAAGCGTTTCATTCACTTTTTTTCAAATCCCACAACCCCCTTAAAAACGCGCGCCTCTAAAGCTTTTTAATTTTTCATTCCATCCATTCACGCCCCTACTACTGTTACTAATTATTATTAATCAAAGTGTTACCTATTTATAACTTATTGATAACTTTTACTAAACCTTTTTTTAAGATATAATCCAAAAATCCAAAATAAAAAGGAACAAGCATGAAAAAAACCCTTTGTCTGTCTTTCTTTCTGACTTTCTCTAACCCTCTTCAAGCCCTTGTGATCGAGCTTTTAGAAGAGATCAAAACTTCGCCGCATAAAGGCACTTTTAAGGCTAAAGTCCTTGATTCTAAAGAACCAAGACAAGTTTTAGGCGTTTATAATATCTCCCCACACAAAAAACTCACGCTCACTATCACCCACATGTCCACTGCAATTGTCTATCAACCCCTTGATGAAAAACTTTCTTTAGAAACGACCTTAAACCCTAACCGCCCTACTATCCCTAGAAACACCCAGATTGTTTTTTCTTCAAAAGAATTGAAAGAGTCACACCCGCACCAAATGCCTTCTTTAAACGCACCCATGCAAAAACCACAAAACAAACCCCATTCATCGCAACAACCTCCTCAAAACTTTTCTTACCCAGAGCCCAAACTAGGCTCTAAAAACTCTAAAAACAGCCTTTTACAGCCTTTAGCAACTCCTAGCAAAACAAGCCCCACTAATGAAGTTAAAACGCCAACAAACGACACTAAACCCCCTTTAAAGCATTCTTCAGAAGATCAAGAAAACAACCTCTTCATAGCACCACCCACTGAAAAAACGCTCCCTAACAACGCTCCTAACGCTAATATTAATGAACACAATGAAAGCAATAAGAATAGGGATAATGTGGAAAAACAAGCCGTTAGAGATCCTAATATCAAAGAATTTGCATGTGGGAAGTGGGTCTATGATGATGAAAATTTACAAGCCTACCGCCCAAGCATTTTAAAACGCGTTGATGAAGACAAACAGACTGCGACAGACATTACCCCTTGCGACTACAGCAACGCTGAAAATAAAAGCGGTAAAATCACTACCCCCTATTCTAAAATCTCTGTTCATAAAACAGAGCCTTTAGAAGAGCCACAAACTTTTGAAGCTAAAAACAATTTTACCATTCTCCAAGCCAGAAGCTCTACAGAAAAATGCAAAAGGGCTAGAGCAAGAAAAGACGGCACGATTAGGCAATGCTATCTGATAGAAGAGCCTTTAAAACAAGCGTGGGAGAGTGAGTATGAAATCACCACGCAATTAGTAAAAGCCATTTATGAGCGCCCCAAACAAGACAATCAAACAGAGCCAACTTTCTATGAAACCAGCGAATTGGCTTATTCTTCCACACGAAAAAGCGAAATAACGCATAATGAATTGAATTTGAATGAAAAGTTCATGGAATTTGTGGAAGTGTATGAGGGGCATTATTTAAACGATATAGTCAAAGAAAGCAGTGAATACAAAGAATGGGTTAAAAACCATGTGCGCTTTAAAGAAGGGGTGTGCATGGCTTTAGAAATAGAAGAACAACCACGAGCTAAAAGCACGCCTTTGAGTATTGAAAACTCTCGTGTTGTGTGTGTCAAAAAGGGGAATTATTTATTCAACGAAGTTTAAGATGGTGGCTTGAGGCGGAATCGAACCACCGACACGAAGATTTTCAGTCTTCTGCTCTACCGACTGAGCTATCAAGCCAAGCAAAAGACAATTATTACATAAAAAAGGTAAAATAAAGCTTAATTTTTAAAAAAATGACTAAAAAGATATAATTCACTCAAAAGGGAACAAGGATTAAAATGAAATTGATTTCATGGAATGTGAACGGGTTAAGAGCTTGCATGACTAAGGGCTTTATGGATTTTTTCAATAGCGTAAATGCGGATGTTTTTTGCATTCAAGAATCTAAAATGCAGCAAGAACAAAACACCTTTGAATTTAAGGGGTATTTTGATTTTTGGAATTGCGCGATTAAAAAGGGCTATTCTGGGGTGGTAACTTTCACTAAAAAAGAGCCTTTGAGCGTGAGCTATGGTATCAATATGGAAGAGCATGACAAAGAAGGGCGCGTAGTAACTTGCGAATTTGAGTCGTTTTATTTAGTGAATGTTTATACCCCTAATTCCCAACAAGCCCTATCCAGGCTTAGTTATCGCATGAGTTGGGAAGTGGAATTTAAGAAATTTTTAAAAACTTTAGAGTTAAAAAAACCGGTCATTGTATGCGGGGATTTGAATGTGGCTCACAATGAAATTGATTTAGAAAACCCCAAAACCAACCGAAAAAACGCGGGCTTTAGCGATGAAGAGAGAGGGAAATTCAGCGAGCTTTTGAACGCTGGCTTTATTGACACTTTCCGTTATTTTTACCCCAACAAAGAAAAGGCTTACACCTGGTGGAGTTACATGCAACAAGCAAGGGATAAAAACATTGGTTGGCGCATTGATTATTTTTTATGCTCTAACCCTTTAAAAACGCGCTTAAAAGACGCTTTAATCTATAAAGATATTTTAGGGAGCGATCATTGCCCGGTGGGGTTGGAATTAGTTTAAAGATAGAAAGTGTGCGAGATAAAGACAGAAAAAAGCCTTACAAAGGGTGAGTCGTATTCAAAAGCAAAGGGCCATTTGACTCCCACCTCAATACTAGCGTCATGGTGGAATAGCACGGTTTGGAATTTAAACCCCACTAAACCCAACATCCTGAAATTGGAAGTTTTGAGCGAAAACCCTTGAATGCTGCGCCAATCGTCAATGATAAAATTCGCGCTGTGCTTAGAAATCGTCCATGTGTTTTCAGCAACTTGCATGCCATAAAAAAGGGAAAAAACATACAAGGGGTTTTTATTGTATTCCACGATCAAATCCCCCCCAAAGCCATAAGTGAACATGTTCGCTTGAGCGCCCGTTCTTTTATTGAGTATGACATTCCCATAATCCATAAAAAAGTAATAGCGGGAATAAAACCAATAATTAGTGGGGTTAATCTCCCAGCCTAAAGAAAAGCTCGCCCCTTCAATCGTGCGTTTAAGATCGTTGTATTTTTTCATGATCATTTTCCCTACCTGATATTGAGAAGCCACATAAAAACGGCTTTTGGCTTGCATAATGGTGGGGTTTAAAAAATAAACGCTTAAAAATAAGGGGATTACTTTTTTAAATAAATCCTTTGAAAAAAATTTCACACTTTAATACTTCCTGTTGAGTGGGGAGCTGAGATTGTCTTGGTGGTTAGTGGCTCGTTGCAAAACATTGTTCGTTCTTTTTTGCGAAGGATCAGCGTTTTCTTCATTATTGATTTCATCAATTTTATTTTCGTTATTGATCAAATCATTCACTTCTTTGGTGGCTTTTTCATCTTCTTCTTCATGCTCAATTTTTCTTATATCATTATTCGCTTGATTGATTGGATTGTTTTTAGTGGTTTTGGTGTTGTTTTGGTGCGATTGAGACGATTTTTTAGGCTCGTCCTTGCATGCGCTAAACAGGCTTAAAACAAAAGAGATAGCGATAAAATGAGTGATTTTAGATTTCATCAATTAAATTTCCTTAAGTCAATGTATAATTTGACTATCTTATCATAAAAATGATTAAGGATTGGCTAGGGTAAGAACAAATTGCAAGAAACAGAGAACTTATTAAAAACATTGGATGTGAAATCGCTTTTAGAAGCCTTGCTTGTTTATACGCCCAAAGGCTATAAAGATTTGAATTTATTAGAACATTTTGAACTGGGCTTGAGCGGCGTTTTAGAAGTGGGTATTTTAGATAAAAGAAACTACGCCAAAGTTTTAAAGATTTTTGCCTATTCCAAACGATTTTACAAAAATTTAGAGCTTGTTTTTTTCAATTACAGCGCGTTCCATCACAGCCAGTTTAAAACCGGCGAGAGTTTGTTCATTTATGGTAAATTAGAGCAAAGTTCTTTTAATCAAGCTTATATCATTAACACGCCTAAAATCCTTACCGAATTTGGCAAGATTTCTTTAATTTTTAAAAAAGTTAAAAATCATAAAAAAATACAAGAAAATTTACAAAAACTCATTTCACTAGAAAATTTAAAAAAGGAAGGCGTTAAAGAGAATATCGCGCATTTATTGTTAGAAATCTTTTTCCCCACGCCGCATTTTGTCAAGGATTTTGAAACGAATAAAAATTTCCCTTCGCAACATTTAAATGCATTAAAATACATTGAAATGCTTTTTTATATGAAAAATTTAGATCGCAAGAAATTGCAATTTGGCGCTAAAATCGCATGCCCCAATAACAGCGAACGCTTGAAAGCGTTTATCGCTTCTTTACCCTTTAAACTCACGCGCGATCAACAAAACGCCATTAAAGAAATCCAAAACGATCTCACTAGCCCCATAGCGTGCAAGCGTTTGATTATAGGCGATGTGGGGTGCGGGAAAACAATGGTGATTTTAGCGAGCATGGTATTAGCTTACCCTAATAAAACCCTTTTAATGGCACCCACTTCCATTCTCGCTAAACAGCTTTATAACGAAGCCTTAAAATTTTTACCCCCTTATTTTGAAGTGGAATTGCTGCTCGGCGGAAGCCACAAGAAGCGATCCAATCATTTGTTTGAAACAATCACGCATGTTATCATCGGCACGCAAGCGTTGTTGTTTGATAAGCGCGATTTAGATGAATTCGCACTAGTAATCACTGATGAACAGCATAGATTTGGCACCAAGCAGCGCTACCAATTAGAAAAAATGGCAAGCAGTAAGGGTAATAAACCCCATTCCTTGCAATTTTCCGCTACCCCCATTCCTCGCACTCTGGCTTTAGCCAAAAGCACGTTTGTGAAAACGACCATGATTAGAGAAATCCCTTACCCTAAAGAAATTGAAACTCTAGTCTTGCATAAAAGAGATTTTAAAATAGTGATGGAAAAAATCAGCGAAGAAATCGCTAAAAACCATCAAGTCATTGTCGTTTATCCGCTAGTGAATGAAAGCGAAAAAATCCCGTATTTATCGCTCAGTGAGGGGGCGAGTTTTTGGCAAAAACGCTTTAAAAAGGTTTATACCACTTCAGGGCAAGATAAAAATAAAGAGGAAGTGATTGAAGAATTCAGAGAGTCCGGGAGCATTCTTTTAGCGACTACGCTCATTGAGGTGGGCATTTCTTTACCACGATTGAGCGTGATGGTGATCTTAGCGCCCGAAAGGTTAGGCTTAGCGACTTTACACCAGTTAAGGGGGCGCGTGTCTCGTAACGGCTTGAAAGGCTATTGTTTTTTATGCACGATCCAAGAAGAAAACGAACGATTGGAAAAATTTGCTGATGAATTGGACGGCTTTAAAATCGCTGAATTGGATTTAGAATACAGAAAAAGCGGGGATTTACTTCAGGGTGGGGAGCAGAGCGGGAATAGTTTTGAATACATTGATTTAGCCAAAGATGAAAGCATTATCGCTGAAGTGAAACAGGATTTTTTAAAGGCCGCTAGCGTTTCACATGGAACATTTGAAAATTGAAAATTAAGGTGGAATTGGGTAATTTAAATCATTTAAAATAAAGGATAGCAATGCAAAATAAAGAAGTTTGTGAAGAAAAAAGCGTTAATGAAAAAAATTTAGAAATTTTTAATCGTTATTTTCCCGGTTGCTTGAGTGTGGAAAATGATAACAAGCTCACGCTGGATGTGGGAAGATTGAAAGCGTTACTAGGGGATTTTAGCGAGATAAAAGAAGAGGGCTATGGGTTGGATTTTGTGGGTAAGAAAATCGCCTTAAATCAAGCTTTTAAGAAAAACAATAAGATTTTAAAGCCCTTAAACGAATCCACTAGCAAGCACATTCTCATCAAGGGCGATAATTTAGACGCTCTCAAAATCTTAAAACAAAGTTATAGCGAAAAAATCAAAATGATTTACATTGATCCGCCTTACAACACGAAAAACGATAACTTTATCTATAGCGATGATTTCTCGCAATCCAATGAAGAGACTTTAAAACAATTGGATTATTCTAAAGAAAAGCTGGATTATATCAAGAATCTTTTTGGGTCAAAATGCCATAGCGGGTGGCTTAGTTTCATGTATCCTAGATTGCTACTCGCTAAAGATTTGCTCAAACAAGACGGCGTGATTTTTATCAGCATTGACGATAACGAATGCGCGAATTTAAAAATCTTGTGCGATGAAATTTTTGGGGAGGATAATTTTGTTGGAGATTTTATCCGTAAAACAAAATCCACAACCAATGATGCAAAAATCGGATTAAATTACCAGCATGAGTTTTTACTTTGCTATGCTAAAGATAAAGAATTTGTCAATCTCTTGGGCGGAGAAAAGAATTTAGAAAATTACAAAAACCCTGATAACGACCCTAATGGAGCGTGGGTTGGTGCTGATCCTAGTGCAAAAAGCGGGAATGTAAAAACAGGATATTTTGGGGTTACTAACCCTTATACAAATAAAGTGGATTATCCGCCTAAAGGAATGTTTTGGCGTTTTTCTCAAAATACTTTACAAAAACACAT
It encodes:
- a CDS encoding outer membrane protein; the protein is MKFFSKDLFKKVIPLFLSVYFLNPTIMQAKSRFYVASQYQVGKMIMKKYNDLKRTIEGASFSLGWEINPTNYWFYSRYYFFMDYGNVILNKRTGAQANMFTYGFGGDLIVEYNKNPLYVFSLFYGMQVAENTWTISKHSANFIIDDWRSIQGFSLKTSNFRMLGLVGFKFQTVLFHHDASIEVGVKWPFAFEYDSPFVRLFSVFISHTFYL
- the dnaA gene encoding chromosomal replication initiator protein DnaA translates to MDTNNNIEKEILALIKQEVSLIEYENCLSQLKYNPNASKSDIAFFYAPNMLLCNWITAKHGALLKKILSQNKVGMHLAHSVDVRIEVAPKIQISTQANINYKAIKTSVKDSYTFENFVVGSCNNTVYEIAKKVAQSDTPPYNPVLFYGGTGLGKTHILNAIGNHALEKRKKVVLVTSEDFLTDFLKHLDNKAMDSFKKKYRHCDFFLLDDAQFLQGKPKLEEEFFHTFNDLHANSKQIVLISDRSPKNIAGLEDRLKSRFEWGITAKVMPPDLETKLSIVKQKCQLNKITLPEEVMEYIAQHISDNIRQMEGAIIKISVNANLMNTTIDLNLAKTVLEDLQKDHAEGSSLENILLAVAQSLNLKSSEIKVSSRQKNVALARKLVVYFARLYTPNPTLSLAQFLDLKDHSSISKMYSSVKKMLEEEKSPFILSLREEIKNRLTELNDKKTAFNSSE
- the recG gene encoding ATP-dependent DNA helicase RecG; the encoded protein is MQETENLLKTLDVKSLLEALLVYTPKGYKDLNLLEHFELGLSGVLEVGILDKRNYAKVLKIFAYSKRFYKNLELVFFNYSAFHHSQFKTGESLFIYGKLEQSSFNQAYIINTPKILTEFGKISLIFKKVKNHKKIQENLQKLISLENLKKEGVKENIAHLLLEIFFPTPHFVKDFETNKNFPSQHLNALKYIEMLFYMKNLDRKKLQFGAKIACPNNSERLKAFIASLPFKLTRDQQNAIKEIQNDLTSPIACKRLIIGDVGCGKTMVILASMVLAYPNKTLLMAPTSILAKQLYNEALKFLPPYFEVELLLGGSHKKRSNHLFETITHVIIGTQALLFDKRDLDEFALVITDEQHRFGTKQRYQLEKMASSKGNKPHSLQFSATPIPRTLALAKSTFVKTTMIREIPYPKEIETLVLHKRDFKIVMEKISEEIAKNHQVIVVYPLVNESEKIPYLSLSEGASFWQKRFKKVYTTSGQDKNKEEVIEEFRESGSILLATTLIEVGISLPRLSVMVILAPERLGLATLHQLRGRVSRNGLKGYCFLCTIQEENERLEKFADELDGFKIAELDLEYRKSGDLLQGGEQSGNSFEYIDLAKDESIIAEVKQDFLKAASVSHGTFEN
- a CDS encoding competence protein — protein: MKKTLCLSFFLTFSNPLQALVIELLEEIKTSPHKGTFKAKVLDSKEPRQVLGVYNISPHKKLTLTITHMSTAIVYQPLDEKLSLETTLNPNRPTIPRNTQIVFSSKELKESHPHQMPSLNAPMQKPQNKPHSSQQPPQNFSYPEPKLGSKNSKNSLLQPLATPSKTSPTNEVKTPTNDTKPPLKHSSEDQENNLFIAPPTEKTLPNNAPNANINEHNESNKNRDNVEKQAVRDPNIKEFACGKWVYDDENLQAYRPSILKRVDEDKQTATDITPCDYSNAENKSGKITTPYSKISVHKTEPLEEPQTFEAKNNFTILQARSSTEKCKRARARKDGTIRQCYLIEEPLKQAWESEYEITTQLVKAIYERPKQDNQTEPTFYETSELAYSSTRKSEITHNELNLNEKFMEFVEVYEGHYLNDIVKESSEYKEWVKNHVRFKEGVCMALEIEEQPRAKSTPLSIENSRVVCVKKGNYLFNEV
- a CDS encoding site-specific DNA-methyltransferase, coding for MQNKEVCEEKSVNEKNLEIFNRYFPGCLSVENDNKLTLDVGRLKALLGDFSEIKEEGYGLDFVGKKIALNQAFKKNNKILKPLNESTSKHILIKGDNLDALKILKQSYSEKIKMIYIDPPYNTKNDNFIYSDDFSQSNEETLKQLDYSKEKLDYIKNLFGSKCHSGWLSFMYPRLLLAKDLLKQDGVIFISIDDNECANLKILCDEIFGEDNFVGDFIRKTKSTTNDAKIGLNYQHEFLLCYAKDKEFVNLLGGEKNLENYKNPDNDPNGAWVGADPSAKSGNVKTGYFGVTNPYTNKVDYPPKGMFWRFSQNTLQKHINEGRICFKKEYKENERGFIYKRYLKDLKTTKKTFDSLIFSDNCYMNQTATKELLSLGMGEYFTYPKGVDFMVKIVEHATEKGDIILDFFAGSGTTAHAVLESNKSDYQKLSEGGGVI
- a CDS encoding exodeoxyribonuclease III, yielding MKLISWNVNGLRACMTKGFMDFFNSVNADVFCIQESKMQQEQNTFEFKGYFDFWNCAIKKGYSGVVTFTKKEPLSVSYGINMEEHDKEGRVVTCEFESFYLVNVYTPNSQQALSRLSYRMSWEVEFKKFLKTLELKKPVIVCGDLNVAHNEIDLENPKTNRKNAGFSDEERGKFSELLNAGFIDTFRYFYPNKEKAYTWWSYMQQARDKNIGWRIDYFLCSNPLKTRLKDALIYKDILGSDHCPVGLELV